The genomic stretch AATATCATTGCTGAACTTAACAGGGAAATAATTAAGAGTAAAGAGCATGAGCAGACCGTACTCAGTGAATTTTCAAGTATGAATAACGATCTGGTTACGTTACAGAGGGAACTTGCCAAAAACAATTCCAGACTGAATGAAGCGAAAAATCAGGCAGTTCAGGCAAGTGAAGCAAAAAGTGAATTTCTAGCCTTGCTGAGTCATGAGTTTCGAACGCCTTTGAATGGAATTATTGGAATGACTGAAATCTTATTAATGTCATCGCTTACGGAGGAACAGCGTCAATCGGTTGCTGTTATTCAGGAGTCGTCTCAACTTTTGCTCTATTTAATAAATGATATATTAGATCTTTCCAAGCTTGAAGCGGGAGAAATGAAATTAAATCCTTCCGATATGAATCTACGAAGCATTTCGAAACATGTCAATATGCTTTTATCTGCAAAAGCGGATAAATCCGGTAATCAACTGTATTCAGAAATTGATGACTCGTTATCTGATACGTTAATTGGTGATGGTACCAGAGTAACTCAAATACTCATGAATCTGGTTGGTAATGCCATCAAATTCACGCAGGACGGATCAATCTATACACGAATTCGGGTTTTATCTGAATCAGACCAGAGACAAAAGCTTCGAATCGAAGTTACAGATACCGGTATTGGTATTACAAAGGAAGATCAGTCTAAGTTGTTTAGACCTTATGCCCAGACTTCTGATGGACAACAGTCTAAGTATGGCGGGACCGGTCTTGGACTCTCCATTAGCAAATACTTTGTAAATCTGATGGATGGTCAGATTGGTGTCATCAGTGATTATGGAGAAGGGTCTACTTTTTGGATCGAAGTCTCTTTTGAAATTAAATCTAACGGCGAGACGAAGATTCCCGCTGCAAATGAATTGGATATGAACCGTTTAACAGCGGTGACACTGGAAACCACAGACTGCATTCCGTGCACTTCTATTGAACATCCAATCCTTATAGCAGAAGATAACAGTATTAACCGTAAGGTTGTTCTTGTTCAGTTAGAGAAGCTTGGAATTACAAATATAGATACGGTGGAGAATGGAGAAGAAGCGGTTGCCGCTTATCTCAGTAGAACGTACTGCGCTATACTGATGGATCATATGATGCCGAAGCTCGATGGAATCGAAGCAACCAGAAAAATCCGCCAGATCGAACAGGATGAAATGCGCCCGCATACTCCCATCATCGCGCTCACGGGGAATGTTACAGAGAGGCAGCGTAAAGAATGTCTCGAGGCAGGTATGGACGATTACTTACCTAAGCCAATCACTCTAGAAACACTGCGAGAAATGATGCAGAGATGGCTTCCTGAAATGCATGATGATTCTATTCTAAATGAGGAAGTGGTCATGGAGCTATTGAACCTTAGTGAGGACAAGAAGGGGGAGTTATTAGAATCTTTGCTTGATATGTATCAAGCGGATACGCCAAGCAAAATAGATCAATTACTTCATCATATTCATAATAATCAATATAGTGAAGTAATCAACTCTGCACATGACTTGAAATCGAGCAGTCTTAGTTTGGGAATTGAACATCTCTCCTTGTTATTAGGAAAGATAGAAACATCGGCAAGAATGGGTTGTCTTGAAGAACCTAAACGATTGAAGGAACTGCTCTTACCTGCTTACGAGAAGGCTTGCAGCGAGATTAAGAAGGTTCTTTCATCAGTACATCAATAATACTAAGTTTATGAAAAAGGTATCCGTTTCGTCATTCGGATACCTTTTTTTGTGCGCTGAAAAACAGGTTTGCAGGTTAGGAAATCATAGACGGTTTAAGTACAATATAGGATGCTTGGTGAAGCTTTTATCATGCTAAAGAAAACAAGAATGAAATGAATGAAATAGAGGGGAGAAATTGGATGTGGGTTTTCTTAGTTATTCTCATTATTGCAGCAGTACTTTGGGCATCAGTCTCTTATTTTTATAAAATAGCCATTAAAAGAGCACCTAAACCGATTCTTACAAAGAAAACGGGACAGGTGGCGGGAGATAAAGCGGTTTCTACGAGTTCAGATTACTCCTGGATCCGATCTCAATTGCCTGAACAAGTGGAAATCACTTCTTTTGACGGATTAAAACTTTGCGGTACCTGGATACCGGGGAAAGGGAAAGAGAACAAGGTTGTTATCTTATCCCACGGGTATACTGGGCGCGGATACGAGATGGCGGGGTTTGCTCGATTTTATGTAGAAGAGCTTGGCTTTCGTGTATTAATTCCAGATCACCGAGGTCATGGGGCAAGTGAAGGCGACTATATTGGGTTTGGCTGGCATGACCGGCTTGATCTCATGAGATGGATTGATTATGTGATTGAAAAGACGGGAGAGGACAGTGAAATTTTGCTGCACGGTATTTCAATGGGGGCTGCTGCTGTTCTCATGGCAAGCGGTGAGAAACTGCCCTCCCTAGTGAAAGGAATTGTAGCGGACTGCGCGTACACCTCGGTCAAAGATGAATTGTCTTACCAAATGAAGCAGATGTTCAAACTTCCTTCTTTTCCGTTCCTTCCGCTAATCAGTCTATATACGAGGTGGAAAGCCGGATATCGTTTTGCGGAAGCGTCTGCCTTAAAGCAAGTTAAACAAACACAGCTGCCTATTTTATATATCCATGGAGGAGAAGATACCTTCGTTCCTGTCTCTATGGCTCATGAATTGTACCGAGAGAGTGCTGGTGATAAATATTTATATATTGTTCCTGAAGCTGCACATGGTACTTCGTATCTAGTAGAACCGGAGGGATATAAACGTCATGTAATAGATTTTGTAACCCGGTATTTGGGAGAAGATACGGAAATAAGAAGGGAAAAGTGGCTATAAACGGTTTTATTTTGGGTAATGGTAGTTCAAACAACAAATTTGGAAAGGGGATGGGCCCGTATGTCTGAACAACAATTTAAAGAAGCACGCAAAATGGAAGAAACCTATCATCGTAATTTTTATAAAGAGCACGATCTTTATGAAGAAGGAACTTGGATGGCCGGACCCATGCCGATTGTCATGGAGACGCTTGACCGATTAAAAGATTTCAATGATCAACTCACTGTGTTAGATCTTGGGGCAGGTGCAGGCAGGAATACGATTGCGATCGCAGATAAACTGCGCGGAACGAACAGCAGAGTTGTAGCGGTAGATTTGCTAGAGGAAGCGATTGATAGCTTACAGGAGCATGCCAAAAAATATCAAGTCGATCAATTCATTACGGCGGAACAGGCGGACATTGAACATTATGAGATTGAGCCAAACCGGTATGATTATATCGCAGCCTGCTCCTGTCTTGAACATGTATCTTCTGAAGAAGCACTCCATCAGGTACTGTACCGAATGCTGGCAGGTACAAAAATAGGCGGAATAAATCTCATTACGATGAGTACCGGGGTAGAGGAAGTAAAACTTTCGAATCTTGAACCAATCAAACCGCTGATTGAACTCAATCTACCTACGCAATATGCAGAGGATTTATTAACCGATCGTTATCAGGACGACTGGGATATTCTATTTACGGAGCGAGTCACACAGGCGATTCCTGAAGAAAAGTATGATGAGCCTACGGAATTCCGCTGTCAGTTACTCCGATTTGCTGCTAGAAAAAGAAAATAGGTAAAAAACAACAGGCTGGATGAAGTCTGTTGTTTTTTTATTTTATGAATATAAGTGCAAACAATTCATTGTCGCTGTAGTAAGTTCAATCTATAATTAAGGATGTGAGTCTATAAAGTGTCGTTTTAGACAAAATCGTATAAAAGAAAAGGAGGACGATCACATTTGACATATGAAGAACGTCTGCGAGATATCATGAATCAGCCGCAAATTATTGATGACCTTAAACGGGTTCGCGAACTTGGCTTACCAGAGGGGTGTATAGCCGCTGGTTATGTAAGGAACCGGGTGTGGGATGAACTGCACGAATATAAAGAGGCGACTCCGCTGAATGATATTGATGTTATTTATTATGATCCTAAGCAGTTAGATGAATGGATTGATATCCAGTATGAGAAACAACTGCAGTCAGGGCAGATTGGGCGGAAATGGCAAGTCAAGAATCAAGCAAGAATGCATGAATATAATATGGATCCTCCCTACCAATCCGTAGAAGATGCCATGCGGTACTGGACGGAGACAGCGACTGCGGTTGCGATTCGTCTGAATGATCAAGATGAACTGGAGATCATAGCTCCATTTGGATTGAATGATCTGTTCGAGATGAATGTGAAAAAAAGTCCATATTTCCGGAATACCGGGCTTTATAGACAAAGAGTATTTGAAAAGCAATGGCTGGATCACTGGCCTTTATTGCTCATGATGGACTGACAGCTCATAGATGGTAGAGAAACATGAGGTAGAGAGAAAAAGATACAATAATAGAGAATATCTATCCTGTTTCTATTTTATTAGGGGAAAAAGCGGGGGAAATAAAGTATGCCTTGGCCAATGGTACATTTAACGGTTGCCCATCTGGTTCAACAAGGACGTCCATCACCATCTTTTATTCTGGGCAACATTGCACCGAATGCTGTTACTACAAGACGGAATATGAATGAACAAATGAAGTGGAACGCTCATCTCTGTAATGTGGACGGGATTCTGCCGCGGGTAAGAGAGATTCAGCAGTTTCATGTATCACATACCAATATTCATCTTGGCGAAGATTACAGACAATTTTTAATGGGGTATGCTGCGCATATATACGTTGATTTGAGATGGGCCGAAACCGTATATAAAGGCATGGAAAATCTAGCAGAAAGTATTTTTCTGTACCGATGGTATATGCAGTTTCGCTCGTTTCAATCGCTTTATCACCGGGACGTCACACAACTCGAATACATACTCATGGATACGCATCCAGAGACAAAGCAATTACTCGAATTACTTGAATACGCACCTGCTGTATCCATGGGGAGTCTTGTCTCTCTTCAAGAAGTAGATGACTATCGGTTTGCGATCCTTCGTAAATTGGAAGAACCGATTAAACCTCGTTCACTGCGGCTCATGGATATTGAACGGATAGAACAATTTATACAAGAGACAGCGGAAGAATTACGTTTCTTGTTACCTTCTTGGTCAGCGTATAGTTCCTCGTCCAATCCTGCTGAAGAGGTGTACAGCAACAATCCATATCAAGGTTGAAAATGAAATGTAGGTGTGGGATTGTATAATAGACTTGAAATATTCATGTAAAAGCCCTAAAGTACGTATAGTACATGCGCATGAATAGGAGGATATACATTGTTTATTTCTTTACAAGATCGTTTGGAAGATCCTATAGTACAGGAACTCATTGAATACGCTACCCTTCCAGAGCAGGAATATGTACTTGCTGCCCTGAAGGAATATAAGGAACAAGAAGCAATGACGTTATACGGTTTCGAGGATGAAGAACAGTTAGTGGCTCTCATCGGAATCGAGAAACAAAATCAAGAGGTGAAAATCAAGCATCTCGCTGTCCTGCCAGAGAACCGGCTGAAAGATTATGGTCGCGGTATTATCTCGGAGATGATCGGTACGTTAAAGCCTG from Paenibacillus polygoni encodes the following:
- a CDS encoding class I SAM-dependent methyltransferase, whose protein sequence is MSEQQFKEARKMEETYHRNFYKEHDLYEEGTWMAGPMPIVMETLDRLKDFNDQLTVLDLGAGAGRNTIAIADKLRGTNSRVVAVDLLEEAIDSLQEHAKKYQVDQFITAEQADIEHYEIEPNRYDYIAACSCLEHVSSEEALHQVLYRMLAGTKIGGINLITMSTGVEEVKLSNLEPIKPLIELNLPTQYAEDLLTDRYQDDWDILFTERVTQAIPEEKYDEPTEFRCQLLRFAARKRK
- a CDS encoding GNAT family N-acetyltransferase; amino-acid sequence: MFISLQDRLEDPIVQELIEYATLPEQEYVLAALKEYKEQEAMTLYGFEDEEQLVALIGIEKQNQEVKIKHLAVLPENRLKDYGRGIISEMIGTLKPEIVTAEIEEDAVDFFRNIGFMVYSLGEKYPGVEHFRCVFEVEEEE
- a CDS encoding alpha/beta hydrolase; the encoded protein is MWVFLVILIIAAVLWASVSYFYKIAIKRAPKPILTKKTGQVAGDKAVSTSSDYSWIRSQLPEQVEITSFDGLKLCGTWIPGKGKENKVVILSHGYTGRGYEMAGFARFYVEELGFRVLIPDHRGHGASEGDYIGFGWHDRLDLMRWIDYVIEKTGEDSEILLHGISMGAAAVLMASGEKLPSLVKGIVADCAYTSVKDELSYQMKQMFKLPSFPFLPLISLYTRWKAGYRFAEASALKQVKQTQLPILYIHGGEDTFVPVSMAHELYRESAGDKYLYIVPEAAHGTSYLVEPEGYKRHVIDFVTRYLGEDTEIRREKWL
- a CDS encoding ATP-binding protein, which translates into the protein MPSNFNEHEMTKLRNIIAELNREIIKSKEHEQTVLSEFSSMNNDLVTLQRELAKNNSRLNEAKNQAVQASEAKSEFLALLSHEFRTPLNGIIGMTEILLMSSLTEEQRQSVAVIQESSQLLLYLINDILDLSKLEAGEMKLNPSDMNLRSISKHVNMLLSAKADKSGNQLYSEIDDSLSDTLIGDGTRVTQILMNLVGNAIKFTQDGSIYTRIRVLSESDQRQKLRIEVTDTGIGITKEDQSKLFRPYAQTSDGQQSKYGGTGLGLSISKYFVNLMDGQIGVISDYGEGSTFWIEVSFEIKSNGETKIPAANELDMNRLTAVTLETTDCIPCTSIEHPILIAEDNSINRKVVLVQLEKLGITNIDTVENGEEAVAAYLSRTYCAILMDHMMPKLDGIEATRKIRQIEQDEMRPHTPIIALTGNVTERQRKECLEAGMDDYLPKPITLETLREMMQRWLPEMHDDSILNEEVVMELLNLSEDKKGELLESLLDMYQADTPSKIDQLLHHIHNNQYSEVINSAHDLKSSSLSLGIEHLSLLLGKIETSARMGCLEEPKRLKELLLPAYEKACSEIKKVLSSVHQ
- a CDS encoding nucleotidyltransferase family protein — protein: MNQPQIIDDLKRVRELGLPEGCIAAGYVRNRVWDELHEYKEATPLNDIDVIYYDPKQLDEWIDIQYEKQLQSGQIGRKWQVKNQARMHEYNMDPPYQSVEDAMRYWTETATAVAIRLNDQDELEIIAPFGLNDLFEMNVKKSPYFRNTGLYRQRVFEKQWLDHWPLLLMMD